The DNA segment AGCAGTTCAAGCGCCTGCCGTTCGACGCCACGCTCGATATCGCCGGGCGCGGCCAAGTGGCCGATGAACAGCGCTTCAAGGCCATGGCCGGCAATAGCGAGAGGATCCGTTTTGTCGGCTATCAGCAACCGGAACGGTTCTACGCCGGAATCGATGTGGCGGTGGTGCCTTCGACCTGGAGCGAGCCATTCGGCATGGTCGCCGTAGAAGCCTGCGCTCATTCGCGGCCGGTGATCGCCAGTCGTATGGGCGGCCTGACGGAGATCATCCAGGACCAGCTCAATGGCCTGCTGTGCAGCCCGGACGACCCCGACTCACTGGGCCTGGCGATGCTCAAACTGCACCAGCAACCGCAACTACTGGCCCGCCTCAGCGCTCAGGCGCGCAGCAGCGTTGCCGCGCTACTCGACCTGGAGTTGATGCTCGACAGCTACGAACGCCTGTTCATCCAGACCCTGCAAGGGCGCATGGCCCTGCCCCAGCCACATCCGATCTGACGCCCGCGACACAACCCGTCAAGGCTCTGACATTCATCCGCTTCATCACTTTGCAGGCCCCTGCGATGATCGTTATCAATGCCCGTTTTCTGACTCAGGACACCTGCGGTGTGCAACGCTACGCCGAGCAGATCTGCCTGGCGCTGCGCCAACTGCGCGACGATCTGGTCTTCGTCGCCCCGCACGGTATCAAAAACCACGCCAGCGCCCAGGCCTTGCAGGTACAGTGCATCGGCCGCCACCAAGGCCATTTGTGGGAACAGCTTGACCTGCCGCTGTACCTGCGGCGCAACGGCAATCCGCTGCTGCTGTCACTGAGCAACAGCAACCCGATGTTCTACCGCAATCAGGTTGCCACCCACCACGACATCACCTACGTTCGCCATCCGCAAAGCTATAGCTGGCGCTATCGCGCAGCCTACCGGACGATCATGCCGATCCTGCTGTCGCGGGTCCGCGCACTGGTCACCAACAGCGAGTTCTCCAAAAGTGAAATAGCCGGATTTTACCGGCTGCCCAAAGAGCGCATCCTGATTCTGTCAGCCGCCGTCAGCGAGCAGTTCATGCCCGCCGCCAGCCAACCGGAACAGCCTTACCTGCTGGCGGTCTCCTCACCCAATCTGCACAAGAACTTCAGGCGCATGATCCAGGCGTTCCTGAGCCTGCGCGGCCAGCCAGACCTGCAACTGCACATCGTCGGCAGCGCCAACAGCCTGTTCGCTGACCCGGACCTGCAACAACTGGCCTGCCGCGACCCACGCATCCGTTTTCTCGGCCGCCTCGAAGATGCCGAGCTGATCGCCCAGTACCAGGGTGCCACGGCATTCGTGTTTCCTTCACTGTACGAAGGTTTCGGCATCCCGCCACTTGAGGCCCAGGCCTGTGGCTGCCCGGTGCTGGCGTCCAGCGCCGCGTCGATTCCGGAAGTGCTGCGCGACAGCGCGCTGTACTTCGACCCGCTGGATGTCCAGCAGATGGCCGCCGCCATGCAGCGGCTGCTCAATGAGGCGGATCTGCGCCAGTTCCTGCGCCGCAAGGGCCTGGCCAACGTTGCGCGCTTCAGTTGGCGCCACTCAGCGCTGCGGCTGTCGCAACGGCTCGACCAGCTCCCCGAACCTGGCGTGCAACGCAGCAGCCTGCCGCGCACCTGACCCCAAGCCCTGAGATCCGGCTGCACGCTGTTCGCATCGCCGCTCACTCGCCACCGCTCAAGGAAGACCCATGAAAATCGCAATCGTCCACGACTGGCTGGTGACCTACGCCGGCGCCGAACGCGTATTGGCCTCGCTGCTCAAGGTCTGGCCGCAAGCCGATCTGTTTGCCGTGATCGACTTCCTCAGCGACCGTGACCGTGCCCAACTGGGCGGCAAAGTCGCCACCACCAGCTTCATCCAGAAACTGCCCGGTGCACGCAAGCACTACCAGCGCTATCTGCCGCTGATGCCGATGGCCATCGAGCAACTGGACCTGTCTGGCTACGATCTGGTGATCAGCAGCAGCCATGCGGTCGCCAAAGGGGTGTTGACTGGCCCGGATCAGTTGCACGTCAGCTATGTGCATTCACCGATTCGTTATGCCTGGGACCTGCAACATCAATACCTGCGTGAGTCAGGCCTCGACAAGGGGTTCAAGGGCACTCTGGCGCGGATGGTCCTGCACTACATCCGCATGTGGGACCAGCGCAGCGCTGCCGGGGTCGATGAGTTCATTGCCAACTCGGCGTTCATCGGCGCGCGCATCGACAAAGCCTATCGGCGCTCGTCCACTGTGATTTATCCGCCCGTGGACACTCTGCACTACACCCCGCTGGGGCTGCGCGATGACTACTATTTCACCGCCTCGCGCATGGTGCCTTACAAGCGCCTGCCGATGATCGTCGAGGCATTCGCCAACATGCCGGACAAACGTCTGGTGGTGGTCGGCGACGGTCCGGAAATGCCGCGCTGCCAGGCCATCAACGCCCCCAACGTCACGCTGCTCGGCTACCAGCCGGCGGCGGTAATGCTGGAGCACATGCGCGCCGCCAAAGCCTTTGTGTTTGCCGCCGAAGAAGACTTCGGCATCAGCCCGGTCGAGGCCCAGGCCTGCGGCACCCCGGTGATCGCCTACGGCAAGGGCGGGGTGCTGGAAACCGTGCTGGGGCTGGACCATCCAACCCCGACCGGGGTGCTGTATGACCGCCAGGACGCCGCGTCATTAATAGCCGCCGTTGGCCATTTCGAAAGCACTCAGGGGCGGATCAGCGCCAGCGCCTGCCGCTTCAATGCCGAGCGTTTTTCCACGGAACGCTTTGAACAGCAGATCAAGGCCCTGGTTGACGCCCGCCTGGCCAGTGCCCGGCAACAGCGCCCCAACCTGCTGGACTGGCGCGCAGCTTCGCCTGACAGCGAGCTGGCCGCCCGCGTCGTACCGATCAAATCGGTCTGAGGGTGAACCATGGACACTCCGCTTCGCGGCATCTTACATGCCCATCAATCGCTGCTGTCAGTCGCCCACCGCCTGCTGGATCTGCTGGTCATCGTGCTGATCGGCTATTGGCAACACCAGCAGCAAGCGTTGTTTGGGCCTACCGAAAGCTGGCTGCAGATTCTTATGGCGGTGCTGGGCTTTCACTGGCTCAGCGAATTTCACCAGTTGTACGGATCCTGGCGTGGCGAGCGTATTTTCGGCGAACTGGCCAAGGTCTTCACCTGGTGGTCACTGAGCTTTGTCAGCTTGCTCTCGATGGATTACCTGTTGCTCGACGGCCAGGCATTGCCAACGCCCCAACAGATGACCTGGTTCGCCCTGGTGCTGGCGACCCTGTGCGGTTATCGGGTGCTGATTCGTCAAGTGCTGCACGCCTTGCGCCGACACGGTTTCAATACCCGCCGGGTGGCCATCGTCGGCACCGGCCAGGTCGGTGCCAGCCTGGCCCGCTCGATTGCCGATGCGCCGTGGATGGGCCTGAAACTGCTGGGCTTCTATGACAGCCACCCGCAGCAGATGGACCTCGACAGCAAGGGTTCGCGGCTGCTGGTGCTGGGTGACCTTGAGCAATTGATCATTGATGCCCGTCAGGGCCGCATCGACAAGGTCTACATCACCCAGGCCGAACCCCACCTGCGCGAGCTGATTACCGGGCTGTCCGACACCACCGTCTCGGTGTACCTGATCCCGGATGTGTTCACGTTCGAGCTGTTGCATGCGCGCAGCGAGAGCATCAACGGCCTGCCCACCATCAGCATTTTCGACTCGCCCATGGAGGGAGCGCTGGGCCTGGTCAAACGTGCCGAAGACGTGATCCTGGCCAGCCTGATCCTGCTGCTGATCGCGCTGCCGCTGCTGGTCATCGCCGCTGCGATCAAGCTCACCTCCAAAGGCCCGGTGCTGTTTCGCCAGCGCCGCTACGGGCTGGACGGCCGGCCGATCATGGTCTGGAAATTTCGCAGCATGACCGTCCAGGAAAACGGCGACGAGGTCCGCCAGGCAACCCGCAATGACGCCCGTGTCACGCCGCTGGGCGGCTTTCTGCGGCGCACTTCGCTGGATGAACTGCCGCAGTTTTTCAACGTCCTGCGCGGTGACATGTCCATCGTCGGGCCGCGCCCCCACGCCGTGGCGCACAACGAGCAATACCGCAAGCAGGTCAGCCGTTACATGTTGCGCCACAAGGTCAAGCCGGGGATCACCGGCTGGGCTCAGGTCAATGGCTGGCGCGGTGAAACCGACACCCTGGACAAGATGCGCAAGCGCGTCGAGTTCGACCTGCAGTACATCCAGCAGTGGTCGCTGTGGCTGGACCTGAAAATCATCCTGCTGACCCTGTTCAAGGGCTTTCTCAACAAGAACGCCTTCTGACCCCACCCCACCGCGTATTCTCAGGAAGGAAACCTCCCTATGTATCGATCGCCCGTCGCCGCACTGCTGTTTGCCCTGCTCCTGCAAGGTTGCGCATTCGCCCCCGGCCAGCATATGAGCCTCAGTGATGTCGAAGCCGATGACCCTGACGGCCCCAAGGCCAGACTGGTCAACATCACCCCGCAGAGCCTGGCGCAGCAGCAA comes from the Pseudomonas sp. StFLB209 genome and includes:
- a CDS encoding glycosyltransferase family 4 protein, which translates into the protein MIVINARFLTQDTCGVQRYAEQICLALRQLRDDLVFVAPHGIKNHASAQALQVQCIGRHQGHLWEQLDLPLYLRRNGNPLLLSLSNSNPMFYRNQVATHHDITYVRHPQSYSWRYRAAYRTIMPILLSRVRALVTNSEFSKSEIAGFYRLPKERILILSAAVSEQFMPAASQPEQPYLLAVSSPNLHKNFRRMIQAFLSLRGQPDLQLHIVGSANSLFADPDLQQLACRDPRIRFLGRLEDAELIAQYQGATAFVFPSLYEGFGIPPLEAQACGCPVLASSAASIPEVLRDSALYFDPLDVQQMAAAMQRLLNEADLRQFLRRKGLANVARFSWRHSALRLSQRLDQLPEPGVQRSSLPRT
- a CDS encoding glycosyltransferase family 4 protein yields the protein MKIAIVHDWLVTYAGAERVLASLLKVWPQADLFAVIDFLSDRDRAQLGGKVATTSFIQKLPGARKHYQRYLPLMPMAIEQLDLSGYDLVISSSHAVAKGVLTGPDQLHVSYVHSPIRYAWDLQHQYLRESGLDKGFKGTLARMVLHYIRMWDQRSAAGVDEFIANSAFIGARIDKAYRRSSTVIYPPVDTLHYTPLGLRDDYYFTASRMVPYKRLPMIVEAFANMPDKRLVVVGDGPEMPRCQAINAPNVTLLGYQPAAVMLEHMRAAKAFVFAAEEDFGISPVEAQACGTPVIAYGKGGVLETVLGLDHPTPTGVLYDRQDAASLIAAVGHFESTQGRISASACRFNAERFSTERFEQQIKALVDARLASARQQRPNLLDWRAASPDSELAARVVPIKSV
- a CDS encoding undecaprenyl-phosphate glucose phosphotransferase; amino-acid sequence: MDTPLRGILHAHQSLLSVAHRLLDLLVIVLIGYWQHQQQALFGPTESWLQILMAVLGFHWLSEFHQLYGSWRGERIFGELAKVFTWWSLSFVSLLSMDYLLLDGQALPTPQQMTWFALVLATLCGYRVLIRQVLHALRRHGFNTRRVAIVGTGQVGASLARSIADAPWMGLKLLGFYDSHPQQMDLDSKGSRLLVLGDLEQLIIDARQGRIDKVYITQAEPHLRELITGLSDTTVSVYLIPDVFTFELLHARSESINGLPTISIFDSPMEGALGLVKRAEDVILASLILLLIALPLLVIAAAIKLTSKGPVLFRQRRYGLDGRPIMVWKFRSMTVQENGDEVRQATRNDARVTPLGGFLRRTSLDELPQFFNVLRGDMSIVGPRPHAVAHNEQYRKQVSRYMLRHKVKPGITGWAQVNGWRGETDTLDKMRKRVEFDLQYIQQWSLWLDLKIILLTLFKGFLNKNAF